AGATGAATAGAAATCACAGGGTCTTATGTAACCCGTCGGCTTTACCCTTCACACACAAGCTCTCTAGTAGTATTGAATGTCTACATAGGTAATAACACATGCATTGGCTTGTAAACATCTTGTTTTGGTATTTCACGTGCTCATAATCTATCAAATATGGTCAATGTACCACACACTTCTTTATTTCTGACATAACTTCCTTTTGCTAACTGAATTTTACATATGTGAAAGTATCGACGATGATTATGCCCtcatgatatataaatgtatatataaaatgcaacaaaaaacCTTTCAAGCTATTTTAGGTAGTTGATAGATTTAGCAAGCCAATTTCTAACCCAAAATGACATAAAGAGCAACTCGTTTCAGTTTCACATATTGTCCAGAAGGTGGCGTCATTGGCCACCGTGAGTCTGAACATGCATAATATCAGATGATGATAAAAACACGAGTAAAACCCATGAAAGGAGCCAACGTCATATATCGTTCTACCTATTGCTCAAGCGAGCTTCGGTGAGAAGAGTTTACAGTGGGATGGTTGTCATGAATGTTCTTGTATTCAACCATTCAAGAGCTTCAGTGCCCAGAATAAAGCAGTAAACCgatattttggggtgaaaacaCGTATCACCTCTTCCTGCTCTGCTTGTGGATTGTAGACTGCTATATCTGTTCATATGTTTAGAGTAAGTAGATGGATGTGTACGTATGGTGCGAGTGTACATGAGTGTGCGTACACGTGCATTGATGTTACGTGTGTTATACGCCGTGCAATGGCCGTGTTTTGAGTGTTTGTTCGATTCAGTTATGAGTATAAGAGAAATGCATGAATTACTTCTTTGAGCTTGGGAACATTCTGCTTTTGTTCATCAGATGCCATAATGACAACATGACGTCATTGCCATTAGAAGATTTTCTATTTATAAATCCTCCATGTTTTAGCGCTGATTACTGTCCTGTAAGAAACGACGGTCAGTTTCCTTGTATTTCCTCATTTCGGCCTGGCAGTCTGTCATTGTAAACTTTAATCGTTTTCCCAATGACaaagttaatttaataaaagtttaaGTAACAGTTTGTGTCTGTGAAATTCTTACTTGACAAtgttctgacatttttgtcaaaatttgaGTTCTTATTCTGTGAATTTacgtaatgttttttctttacgttgtgtacattttgggacctttttagaaaacaaaaaggttctaacatttctcaaagtatcttcttttgtgctccactaaAAAGGTCCCATAGGCCtacaggtttacaaccacatgagagaGAAGAAATTATGGCagaattttgactttttggcTAAACTTTAACACGACTGAAAAGAAGGTTATTAAGCAAAGTTGGCCATTCCTAAATGTCATGAAATATAATTGCATaatacataaacataaaaaacaatacatataTATAGGTCTCTGGCTGCTCTtacattttactgtatatattttatttcttgtaactttataattgtgttttttatcattGTTCACCTGTCATCCAGAAGAGCTGCTaaactgtatttcattgttCCTAAACAGTGACAATaaagttctattctattctaaatGTAAGTACCGCACTTCACCAGCAGATTGTGCAAGCAGAATAACGTGCAGAAGTCTGtttttacaaaacattacaaaacaaagaaaacacgtTCATCCTAACGTCCGAGCACTTGTTTTcaagatttaaaatatttttttatgaaaacaaagaaaaaggaTGAGGAATAATAAGTGCATTGGTCGATGGGCGTCGCCAAAGTCGTCTAAGAAAAGTCACCGCACTCTGCAGCTATATTATGACGCTTCCGGGCACCGAATTCAGGACACAGCTCCTCCCCATATGTCCGCCTTTAACGATCAATGATTGGCTCTTTtaactggaaggcgggacttccgtCGTGGGAGCGGCCACGCTGGGCGTTGCACTTTCCCCTCATTCATAGTAATAGAAGTGCGGCGTCTTGTAAATGTCAATAGTCTTTGGCGTCACTCACCTGCGGTGCGGTGCGGTGCGGTGACGTATCGCACTCAGATGTGAATCGGAGGAATGTGCTGCTAAACTCTTTTTGACAAAAATTAGCATGTTCATTATCACATACAGGCGAATCTGACATGTGAAATCACCGCGGTGCGTGTGATATTACACAGGTAAGGCTCTTCCGTGTGACCTTTCAATGTTCGCGTTTGACTAAAATGTCAATCTGGGCGTAAAGTtcagtgagtgtgtgtttattaAGGTGAGTGAGTTCAAATGTGCGGCCTGGATCTCTGTGAACTGTTTGAGCGCTCAACAAGAAAGTCTCATTATGCTGATCATCCGTGTTATAAGATCTGTATAAATAACGTTATAGCTCTACAGTGAATGTTGATACCACGGTTCACAAGCGTGTTATATTGTCATTAAGAAAAAGCGAAACTGTTTTGACAAAATGAACTAATGAAAAAAATCGTTGTTGTCGAACTTTTGACAAATGAtcaagaagtgtgtgtgtgtgtgtgtgtgtgtgtgtgtgtgtgggggggggggggataaATATCATGAATGTCGAGCACGTGTTGAgtcagaaaatgtatttgacCTGAACATGAGTATCGTTTCTCGCATTGTGATGGCTATCTGCATGACAATCAGTCCACCCCCATTCTTATTTATTTCCATGATGCAAAACTCTGTTTTCTGATCAGACTAGATGacacttgattctgattggccatgcCAGGCTCAGGCAGTGAATGCCTGTGTTTCTGGAGTTGTGATCGGCACGTGAACCCTTGACTTACTAACATCAGATGGATTCCAGACATCAAGGTTAACACCCGCATGTCTGTGTTGTTGTAAATGTACAGGTTGACTAGAGCGCGTGCAGCTCCTGATGTTCCTTGAGTGACACAAACACGAAAGCAAAGCTCTGGTGCCATGACTCACAGGAAGTCTGACGGATCCGTGACGGACGAGCGAAGTGACCTGCTGCTGTCAGAAAAGCGCTTCAGTTCCGTCCTTCAGCTGGAGCAAGCGTCCGGTCGTTCAGCCTCCAGCGTGGATCTGTCCAGAGCGGATTCACCTGTGGTTCTCAGCACCCAGAGCCAAGCCGCCCGACGGCTGGGCACGCAGCAGCTCATTCCCAAGAACCTGGCGGTGTCCAGCCGCCCAAAACACCGCCATCACACCACCGTGGTGACCCTGCCGGTCAAGGATCTGTCCTGGGAAGACTACGACAGCGATGGAGGCGACGGCTCCTCGTTCAGGAGGAACCGCAGAAATAAATCCTACCGCGCTGCCGTCACCAGTCTGAACATCGAGGCTTTGACATGCGCAGACGAAACAGACCTTCTGCCTCCTGTCAGTGAGGACACGACCACGAGCTCCAAACAACCTGCCAAATCGGGACGCAAGGCGAGTTTACCCTTGTCGATGGCCTCCAAATAAAACTGAAGCACATTCACACTTGAACAAATGAACAGATTTCAACCCTTTCGTGCTTGAAATAGATTTGTGGACGGTGTGTAAAAGACGATGCACCGCTCTGCAGTCTGTGTGGAAGAAAAATCTAATCTCTGTGCTTCATATTCAGACTGTTTTGTCACATTATGtaaacccacacacacatagaatCAAATAAGACatctcttaaaaaaaagtttagaaTGAAAAAAGATGAAGATTGGATTGAAATGAAAGCTGTGAAGAATGAATGTGGGTGATTCACGtcatgatgtttttttatcacaGAGAACTCTGGGCAAACTCCGAAACAGAAAACAGGCCGGATCCTTTAAAGATGGTTGGTACTCTTCATGTACTGCTTTATTATGACAAAGCCAGGATGctgtctgtgcgtgtgcgtgtgtgttccgAAGCATGATGTGGATGATGTTGTTGACACAGAGCCGCGGTTCTATCAGGAGATCAGAGAGAGAGGTCTGAACTCCAATCATGTGAGCACAGAAGAGGATGACTTGAGTCCCACTGAAGCCACTGAGCAGGATCAGGGGATCGTGGTGAAGAACTACAGAGCAGCGTACATCACCTGGAGTCAGTTATATCAGGTGTGGAACGTCACGTGCACACGTCACACTTCtgcagatgatgatgatgtgtgtgacggAGCGTTTCTTTTCTCAGGTGAAGGAAATGGGCATTCTGGACATCATCACCCCCGAGGAACGTAAAAGACAAGAGGTAAGTGTGTTTCTCACATTCAATGTCCCTGTCCACATTACGGTCACCCAGAAGAActacgcacacacgctcagaAACGCTGTTATTTCTCATAGAAATGAAGAGTTGGTGAAGAGCGTTTggagttttgtgtgtgtaatgtcATGGGAAGCGAGTGCTTGATATTGTTTTTGTCAGAGAGTCAAGTTCTCTTTTGTGCAAACACTAAAGTCCAGctcatgcacacacagacacacccaGACACACGTCTCTCACCTGCTTCATATCTACATCTGAATCATTGTCCAGATCACTGTGTGCCTTCTAAAAAGCACAGGTTATTTattcatctatctatctatctatctatctatctatctatctatctatctatctatctatctatctatctatctatctatctatctatctatctatcaaaTATATGATGGATCTCCTGTGACATCATGTGTTGCgctcttgtttgtttgtgtgtcgtGTGTTTATTGAGATGttttctgtgcgtgtgtgtttgtgcaggcCATCTTTGAGATCCTCACATCAGAATATTCATACCTGCACAGTCTCAGTATTCTCATCCGCCATTTTAAAGACAGCGTGGACTTAAGGAGGACCATGACCGCTACAGAACATCATCACCTCTTCTccaacatttctgtcatcatggACATCAGCAAACGGTACCAAACACTTTCATCTCTACTACTAAAGCTCCTAAAATGACACACACTTACATGAGGTAAACACATGTTTACAGCTCCCACCTTCCCTTCAGACACGCACGTCCTCATGTCTCATTCAGCACATGCCAGAATACTATAAAGATGAatttgtgtgttgtttgtgcGTAGTAACACAGACTCAGATTGAGACCGAGTCTTAAAGTTAAATCCTCACAGGTGGGGCTCTAGAAAACTCCAGCATTTCTCATTCAAATCCAAGTATCACCCTAAACGAGACAAACGGAAGATAACGCACACGTATACCTGTAACTCTTACATCCAACCAttgaaacattttcatttctagaTTCTTGCTGAACAGACGTTGCTATCGAAGTTTTATTCATGTAAACCGAAGGTTATTTGTGAACACTGTTGctcaagttactctgaaaaagtcattccattactagttactaattacatcctacatcaaccttgattacaATGGAGTCAAGGatggacatgaaacggcttatttcattcattcaaataaataatacatcaattattcttattaactgaccaaagtatacaaatgtgagaggGACGCATTAAAgcgtacattttaaagttagactcatCCTTTGGACGCTATTGAATACATTACACAGtgtttagttcaattacatcagaagtaactgtaattaaacaagagtaatcccttactttaccttttcaagggaaaattaATTGAATTACTTAGTAAccagttacacccaacactgtgtgTGAATCATCTGATGTTTCTTAAGTGCAAATGTAGATGAGCAGTTAAATGAAGACAAGAACATTTGCTGTCTGAAAGGAAAAAGCAGGGTTCATTATGAGCATAATTATAACGTACACTTCACATTTCCTCCTGTCAAACTCATAAGACTGTTATTGGGATTCAGGTTGATAAAGAAGGTTATAATAAGAAACACacctgtctttgttttgttgtcatGTCAGCAGAAAGTTAAAGTCGTGCCAGTCAGCTCAGTAATGGCTGTATTCACGAAGTGCTTCTTTTTACTGGGTGTCTTGCAAGTTGTAGTGGCCCACATGACAAAACCATCATCACAATCCACTCTTCTTATCTTACAGGTTTTCTCATGGTTATTTTGTCAAATGCTAAGTAGTAAAGCCAAACTAATACCTCTGTTTAAGAACGTAAGAGAAGAGTTTGTTTGAGATAACTCTCGTTTTTAAAAtggttcaaaaatcatgtttttattgtgttagttagctgtattttttgagttattatggcttaaatcaaaagaaaccaacTGTAGTTTGACAGATATCGATTGGAATGCGcactaaaaaacatgatttttgaaacatgTTAAAAGCAGAGTTATGTCATTTGGGAAATAAACTCTTGATATATCTGTGCATGTGTTTTGTTGATTACGAATAGAGAGACAGACGCAGGGCTTCTGTCACTTTAATGCACTGATTGAGTGTGTGCTGACACACATCCCACTGTTTACATCCACTTCACACACATGACCAGAGCTGGAAATGAGAGGGAACGCTGAGGGTCGGAGTTCttttttcatgtgtgtgtgtgtgtgtgtgtgtgtgtgtagagatgAGTGTGAGATATTGTGATCAGAGATGTGTGTAACTGCAGCGCTGGACGTGTTGAAACTCGCTGGTTAAACTGGTTTAACAGGCTTCATGTTTCTCACAGCAGggtctttctctctcacacacatttaacctgtttcacagaaacacgTGTTAATTTACATAATAAAGGCCACTCAGTGGTGTTTGTGGGATTGAGTTTATGATGAGAATCACTCTAGTCTCGTGTGTGACATGATGACAGTATTGAGATTTGAGCAGGACTGAAGGTTAAGCGGATGGTGTGAATGTCGGAAGAGCCGATCCGATGTGAAGAGCGTTATTTCTGCGCGCGCGCCCTCTGCTGGACAACAATATTCATCCAAACTACCAAAGACATTAATATGAATTGTTGTTCATTTTTGTCGTTTTCTATTGCTTTATATGACAAAAGACCCACATCAGTCATTAGTTCAATCATATTTCGTTTTTATGAAATAACAATTCAACAGTGTCAATGGCATTCACTGCATGATCTTTCTTCACGTTAGCTGAAGTCAGTGTAATTGTTAATGGCTCATTCAAGGGAACATTGCAAATATCGTCAACATagatgaataaatgtaagtggtgttcattgttagtttgttCGTGTTAATGGAGCATGATTGTAAAGTATGTTGgttcatttttttgtggttCATTGTGCGAGCGGTTGTGGATGTCAGGCACTGTTGAAGTGAGATGTTCCTGTACGAGGGCTAAGCAGATGTTTTGTGTACGTGTCAGCTTTTTTCAGGATCTGGAAAAGCGTCACCAGAGACATCCTGTGATCCAGGACATCAGTGACATCGTACAGAATCACGCCAGTCATCACTTTGAACCTTACATCATCTACTGCTCCAATGAGACCTTCCAGCAGAGAACCCTCCAGAAACTACTGTAAGACACACCTAACAAACGCATTCACACATgtctacagtaaatatataaagtatGTGATGGATAACGCTCTTACTACACTACTGCTTACCTCATGAGTCGATTACTGGACGTGAAATAATGATTTGAAAAAGAttttatttgtaacaaattcaGACCGTCTTACTGTGGTTTTGAAGGACAAACACAAAGTTCAAACATGACAACAATGCAGTTTGGTGTAAAGATTTGTTCATGTGTGTTTTCAGCACGACTACCAGTGCGTTTCGAGAGACTCTGAAGCAGATTGAAAGCAGTGAGGAATGTGGAGGTCTGCCCATGATCTCTTTCCTCATCTTACCCATGCAGAGAGTGACCCGTCTGCCTCTGCTCATGGATGTAAGACGCGCACACGCTCATCCACATCTGCTTCAAACACGCACACGCAGAGCATCgtcttattgttttattatcacCACCACAGGATTCATTCTGCACGCttcttcacaaacacacacagaatgaaTCGCACCATTAATGATCTCTGTAGAATTGATTCCTCTGGCATTATGCTGTGGACAAGCCCTCAACGTTGAACATTTGACACGCTGATGATGTTCACGTGAACTAAAAGGCCGACTGTATCAGCTGGATGTGCACGAGTCTGGACATAAAAAGTGATATCTGTTTCACCAGCACATCTGAATGTCAGTCTTATGTCTAGTCAAGGGTGGGTGTCAGTGAGAAGTCTTGATTTGTTTTCCTAGAGAAGACGACGGTAATTGAATGTGTGGTTTGTAACGTTAATAACGTGAGCGGCATCTCAACCGTCATGTTTTAGATGATCCAGCAGGTGTAAATACTCTCATACGTGTTCAGAGCTGAACgtgttgtttgtatgttgtcCGCTTCTAACTGTGTGTCTGTTGATTTATTCTCGTCTTCACAGACCGTCTGTCAGAAGAGCCCTAAAAATACAGCAGAACACTTTGCTTCCCGCTGGGCTCTGAAAGCTATCAGTAAGGTACTGTGTGTGCGTGATCGCTCATAAACAAAATAGGTTGAGTTAGCTTTGTACAAATGGTTTGTTTTGTTGGGTTTATAAGGGTAATCTGTCAAACGTTGCATTATTGTTCATGCTTTCCTCAAAACTGCTCTGTGCAAtctatttcattaaaaatgaagaaaaacatgtttatctgtCAGTCTCAGTTGTTTTTCAGCACATGACGATAGAGACAGAAGCAAAAGATGAATGTTGTGATTGTTTCTGTGACAGCTGGTGAAGAGCTGTAATGATGGAGCGCGGAGGATGGAGAGAACGGAACAGATGTACACCATCCAGAAACAGATGGACTTCGGCAAAATCAAGGTACAACACTGACCTGAGATCATGTGATGAGGAGGAACGCTTTACTGCATCAACAACAGAAATGTgtgaaaactgtatttaaagtgttgttgtgcgtgtgtgtgtgtgtgtgtgtgatgtcagccGTTCCCACTGGTGTCTTCATCACGCTGGCTGAAGAAGAGCGGAGAGCTGGCGGTGTACACTGAAGAGCTGAGTCTCTTCAGAAAAGCTTTCAGTTACAAGAGCTGTATTCTGTTCCTCTTCAATGATGTGCTCATCGTCACCAAGAGAAAGAGGTCCGAGTCCTGTTAGTTTCACTGTGGGCCTGTGAGGAAGCAGATGAACGTGAACGCTCACTCTGttgatgtgtttttgtgcagCGAGGAGAGTTATGTGGTGTTGGATTATGCCACTGTGGAGAACGTGAGCGTACAGGAGGAGCTGAGCGACTCTAAACTCAATCTGAAACTGCTGATGAATCCCAACAGTGACGGCCGATCTGAACACATGACACTCGTGGCTGAAAGCAGGTGACCCATTCCCACCATACCATCATCACACTCATGATTTTCAATAGAATTCAATAAGACGATTGTGTTCTCGGTCTCGAGAGTCATTTTTTAGCCggaattttgtattttattttctgcagaaACTTTGAGATGAATTGCCGCTTGTTTTCCTCAACTGTAAGATGCTTTGGATAGACAAGAGTCAGCTAAATGATTATGACCATTTCATTTCAGAGTAAAAAGTGTCCATGACTGATGTTCTTACTcggttacatttttaaaagagcGTTTTGTGACACCCCCTCCATGTTGTAACTGACCAAATGCTGTTTCATGGATCTTTGAACACTGGTTGAAGTGTTTTTGTGATGTGTTTGTAGACTGGACAGAGCTCGCTGGGTTACAGCTCTCTGTAATCTCAAACACAAGAGCATCACTGAGGACGGTGAAGCGCTGCCGCAGTATGAAGCCACTAAAGCATACCTGCCCAAAGCTCCAGATGAGCTTAGTCTACAGCAGGCCGAGCTGGTCATAGTCCTGCAGGAGGTGGAAGGTCAGCACATCACATTCAGGTCATACCTGCAGAGCTTATCGTTGGGTGAATGGTCACATGTAACATGACTGTGATTGGTTTCTTCCTGTAGGCTGGTGTCATGGAGTGCGAATGAGAGATGGGGAAAGGGGCTGGTTTCCTGCCAACTGTGCCACTCAGATCACCAACCGCACGGCCATGGAGAGCAACATACAGCGCATGGAGCGACTGCGCAAAGAGACCGACGTCTGACAAGAcggaagtgtgtgtgcgtgcatgcgttaGTCAACAAACAAGAGACGTACTACAGGAACTGCTTCTGGTTTTATTTGAGCTTGCTTTTGTTAAAATTCATGTTTGGATACataaaaagttatttaaaaatgtcaaactgACCAGATATcaaattacttttaaaaaccATTTGGTGTAAAAACTTAAGACCGATTTAgaaaaacatctgctgtttCCCCAAAACTTTTAGCTGTCACATAAaaataatggaaaaaaaaaacaggtctGCATAGAGTCTGCAGGCAATCGGTGGTAATCTGGTCGAAATGCATTTTTGCAAGCTTAGACAATCGACGAGTCATAGTCATATATCTGTTTCTTATTGCTCAGATCTTCAGATGTTTCTTCTTGACAATACtgcaaagacaaagaaaatgcAAAGGAGTCAGGTTCAGCACTTAGAATGACCACTGCGACATTTAACTGGCACAAGACCAGTATGATGCAAAACAAGCAACATCGTCTCTTTTCATTTGGGTTTATGACCCAGATATGTTTTCACGTTTACACAAAGCAAACTGAACACTGAAGACGTGATGTACAGAAAGCGATCATGCACTGACCCGGCAGGATGGTGCAGATGGTCAAGCCGGTGGCGGTTAATCGGCTCCGCCCTGTTGGGCTTCGGGAGCGGCCGATTTGTCAGCTGATGCGTCGGCTGCTTTGTTGTCCTTGCCGTCCTGAGGCTTGTTGCTCTGGGGTCGTCTGCGGCGGTAGTTGAAGTTGCGGCGGTAGCGGCGCTGACGGGGCTCCTGGCTCTCCCCGCTCTCTCCGCCCTCGCCTTGATTCTCCttgtcctcctcctcctcccctTCTCGCGCAGGCCGGGGACGTGGGGGACCCCTGTGGACACAAGACTTCGGTGTTCACTTAAAAACGCACACATGTTCGGGTTTGTTTTCATCGATGTGCACAAAGCAAACTTCCACACAGAGTCTTCTAAGGCTGACTGTCAGTTTTCAAATCAGAACATTTAATCGGGCGAGTTCAAAGTGAACTAACACTTGTTAGTACTCGCCAGTACAATATCTTTTGAAAACATTCTCACCAAATAACAATCAGCAATGATGAACGATTCACATATTTCTCAGCCCTCATTACAGGACAGACTGACACACTGTCACAGCCTCCTCACACCTGTCAAGACAACATGCAAACCTTGTTCTGAAACTTGGTCGGAAGCCTCTGTAGTTCTGCCTCATTGGTTTGTTGCCCGGTTCTGGACCACCTTGGCTCTCATCACCTTCCCCGCCCTGGAAGCCAATAACGCATCAGATCAAAAACATGTGGGGgattatttctctctctctctcctgattTAATGGTGAAGTTCTACTGG
The DNA window shown above is from Triplophysa rosa unplaced genomic scaffold, Trosa_1v2 scaffold139_ERROPOS793776, whole genome shotgun sequence and carries:
- the arhgef16 gene encoding rho guanine nucleotide exchange factor 16 translates to MTHRKSDGSVTDERSDLLLSEKRFSSVLQLEQASGRSASSVDLSRADSPVVLSTQSQAARRLGTQQLIPKNLAVSSRPKHRHHTTVVTLPVKDLSWEDYDSDGGDGSSFRRNRRNKSYRAAVTSLNIEALTCADETDLLPPVSEDTTTSSKQPAKSGRKRTLGKLRNRKQAGSFKDEPRFYQEIRERGLNSNHVSTEEDDLSPTEATEQDQGIVVKNYRAAYITWSQLYQVKEMGILDIITPEERKRQEAIFEILTSEYSYLHSLSILIRHFKDSVDLRRTMTATEHHHLFSNISVIMDISKRFFQDLEKRHQRHPVIQDISDIVQNHASHHFEPYIIYCSNETFQQRTLQKLLTTTSAFRETLKQIESSEECGGLPMISFLILPMQRVTRLPLLMDTVCQKSPKNTAEHFASRWALKAISKLVKSCNDGARRMERTEQMYTIQKQMDFGKIKPFPLVSSSRWLKKSGELAVYTEELSLFRKAFSYKSCILFLFNDVLIVTKRKSEESYVVLDYATVENVSVQEELSDSKLNLKLLMNPNSDGRSEHMTLVAESRLDRARWVTALCNLKHKSITEDGEALPQYEATKAYLPKAPDELSLQQAELVIVLQEVEGWCHGVRMRDGERGWFPANCATQITNRTAMESNIQRMERLRKETDV